From Streptomyces durmitorensis, a single genomic window includes:
- a CDS encoding DNA polymerase III subunit gamma and tau: MSSLALYRRYRPESFAEVIGQEHVTDPLQQALRNNRVNHAYLFSGPRGCGKTTSARILARCLNCEQGPTPTPCGECQSCRDLARNGPGSIDVIEIDAASHGGVDDARDLREKAFFGPASSRYKIYIIDEAHMVTPAGFNALLKVVEEPPEHLKFIFATTEPEKVIGTIRSRTHHYPFRLVPPGTLREYLADVCGREQMAVEEGVFPLVVRAGAGSVRDSMSVMDQLLASAATDGVTYAMATSLLGYTDGTLLDAVVEAFASGDGGAAFEIVDSIIEGGNDPRRFVADLLERLRDLVILAAVPDAAEKGLIDAPSDVVERMQAQAGVFGGAELSRAADIVNEGLTEMRGATSPRLQLELICARVLLPAAYDDERSLMARLDRLERGGNFMAGGQGGQGGGPGPAMAYVPGPDAHAGGQPQGGAGPQVASGPPGPPVPPGGGAAAARAAVRGGGAAPEPEAPAAAPAQAAPPPVQAAPATAPAPAAPAAAPAGERRPGGWPTASAPGSGPAQEAPRPGGWPTAASAGGGAPAAPQQPAPAAPAPTPAPAAAPAAPQAQAPVGGPDPRTLWPNILDAVKGRRRFTWILLSQNAQVAGFDGTTLQIGFVNAGARDNFASSGSEDVLRQALSEQFGVQWKVEAIVDPSGGSAPPPAAGNFGGSAPPPARPAPQQQSPQPPPPAAGRAQAQAPTPAPAPERHVPDHVSAEDDIPADDDPDLVESALSGHDLIVRELGATIVEEYNNEP; this comes from the coding sequence GTGTCGTCTCTCGCGTTGTACCGCCGCTATCGCCCGGAGTCGTTCGCCGAGGTCATCGGGCAGGAGCATGTAACCGACCCGTTGCAGCAGGCGCTGCGCAACAACCGGGTCAACCACGCCTACCTGTTCAGTGGTCCGCGCGGCTGCGGCAAGACGACCAGCGCGCGCATCCTGGCCCGCTGCCTCAACTGTGAGCAAGGTCCCACTCCGACACCCTGCGGCGAGTGCCAGTCCTGCCGGGACCTGGCGAGGAACGGCCCGGGTTCGATCGACGTCATCGAGATCGACGCCGCTTCGCACGGCGGTGTGGACGACGCCCGTGACCTGCGCGAGAAGGCCTTCTTCGGCCCGGCGAGCAGCCGGTACAAGATCTACATCATCGACGAGGCCCACATGGTCACGCCGGCGGGGTTCAACGCCCTGCTGAAGGTGGTGGAGGAGCCGCCGGAGCACCTCAAGTTCATCTTCGCGACGACGGAGCCCGAGAAGGTCATCGGGACGATCCGCTCGCGCACGCACCACTATCCGTTCCGCCTCGTGCCGCCCGGGACGCTCAGGGAGTATCTGGCGGACGTGTGCGGCCGTGAGCAGATGGCCGTCGAGGAGGGCGTGTTCCCGCTGGTCGTGCGGGCCGGTGCCGGTTCCGTGCGTGACTCGATGTCCGTCATGGACCAGCTCCTCGCGTCCGCGGCGACGGACGGTGTGACGTATGCCATGGCGACGTCCCTTCTCGGTTACACGGACGGGACGCTGCTCGACGCCGTGGTGGAGGCCTTCGCTTCCGGGGACGGGGGCGCCGCCTTCGAGATCGTCGACAGCATCATCGAGGGCGGCAACGACCCGCGGCGCTTCGTCGCCGACCTTCTGGAGCGGCTGCGGGACCTGGTGATCCTCGCGGCGGTTCCGGACGCGGCGGAGAAGGGGCTCATCGACGCCCCGTCGGACGTCGTGGAGCGGATGCAGGCGCAGGCGGGTGTCTTCGGCGGTGCCGAGCTCAGCCGCGCGGCCGACATCGTGAACGAAGGCCTGACGGAGATGCGGGGGGCGACCTCGCCCCGGCTGCAGCTCGAGCTGATCTGCGCGCGCGTGCTGCTTCCGGCCGCGTACGACGACGAGCGCTCGCTCATGGCCCGGCTCGACCGGCTCGAGCGGGGCGGCAACTTCATGGCGGGCGGTCAGGGCGGTCAGGGCGGCGGTCCTGGTCCCGCGATGGCGTACGTTCCTGGGCCCGACGCCCATGCGGGAGGGCAGCCGCAGGGGGGCGCGGGGCCGCAGGTCGCTTCGGGTCCGCCGGGTCCGCCGGTTCCGCCGGGGGGCGGGGCTGCGGCGGCGCGGGCGGCTGTGCGGGGCGGGGGGGCGGCGCCTGAGCCCGAGGCTCCTGCTGCTGCTCCTGCTCAGGCTGCGCCGCCGCCGGTGCAGGCGGCTCCTGCTACCGCTCCCGCTCCCGCGGCTCCGGCTGCCGCGCCGGCCGGTGAGCGCCGCCCCGGTGGGTGGCCCACGGCTTCGGCGCCGGGGAGCGGACCTGCGCAGGAGGCTCCTCGCCCGGGGGGCTGGCCCACGGCCGCGTCCGCGGGTGGCGGTGCTCCGGCGGCCCCGCAGCAGCCCGCGCCGGCTGCCCCTGCTCCGACGCCTGCTCCGGCTGCGGCTCCGGCTGCGCCTCAGGCCCAGGCTCCGGTGGGCGGGCCCGACCCGCGCACCCTGTGGCCGAACATCCTCGACGCGGTGAAGGGCCGCCGCCGCTTCACCTGGATCCTGCTGAGCCAGAACGCCCAGGTGGCGGGCTTCGACGGGACGACACTGCAGATCGGCTTCGTCAACGCGGGCGCGCGGGACAACTTCGCCAGCAGCGGCAGCGAGGATGTGCTGCGGCAGGCGCTGTCCGAGCAGTTCGGGGTGCAGTGGAAGGTCGAGGCGATCGTCGACCCCTCGGGGGGCTCTGCGCCGCCGCCCGCGGCGGGCAACTTCGGAGGCAGCGCGCCGCCGCCGGCCCGCCCGGCTCCGCAGCAGCAGTCGCCGCAGCCTCCGCCGCCCGCCGCCGGCCGGGCGCAGGCGCAGGCGCCGACTCCCGCACCGGCCCCGGAGCGGCACGTCCCGGACCACGTGTCCGCGGAGGACGACATTCCGGCGGACGACGACCCCGACCTGGTCGAGTCGGCACTGTCCGGCCACGACCTGATCGTCCGTGAACTGGGCGCCACGATCGTCGAGGAATACAACAACGAACCCTGA
- a CDS encoding FAD-binding oxidoreductase, which produces MDGTTLDDMRAALRGPVIGPQDPEYDRARTMYNAMIDRRPAALVRCSDAADVMAAVDFVRDRDLELAVRGGGHSGAGLCEVDDGVTIDLSPMRWARVDPVARTARVGGGSQLGDLDHAAHAFGLATPAGIMSTTGVGGLTLGGGHGHLTRKYGLTIDNLVAADVVLADGSFVTASESQHPDLFWALRGGGGNFGIVTSFRFRLHPVGDVVVGLTVWPVDMTRDVLRWYRDFLPQAPDDLNGFFAALTVPPGPPFPEEIHGQKMCGVVWCWTGDPDDAEKALAAVNEPGPPAFHFTAPMPYPALQTMFDELIPTGLQWYWRGDFFDRITDDAIDVHAKYAENLPTDLSTMHLYPVDGAAARVDQEDTAWGYRDAVWSGVIGGIDPDPANAGTIRQWCVDYWEELHPHSMGGAYVNFIGEGESQSRVKATYRDHYARLTRIKNAYDPENLFHANQNIAPAS; this is translated from the coding sequence ATGGACGGCACCACCCTCGACGACATGAGGGCCGCGCTCCGCGGCCCGGTCATCGGCCCGCAGGACCCCGAGTACGACCGGGCCCGCACGATGTACAACGCGATGATCGACAGGCGCCCCGCCGCCCTCGTGCGGTGCTCCGACGCCGCGGACGTCATGGCCGCCGTCGACTTCGTCCGCGACCGGGACCTGGAACTCGCCGTCCGGGGCGGCGGCCACAGCGGTGCCGGGCTCTGCGAGGTCGACGACGGCGTCACCATCGACCTGTCGCCCATGCGCTGGGCACGCGTCGACCCGGTGGCGAGGACGGCCCGGGTAGGCGGCGGCAGCCAGCTCGGCGACCTCGACCACGCGGCCCACGCCTTCGGCCTCGCCACCCCCGCCGGAATCATGTCGACGACGGGCGTCGGGGGCCTCACCCTCGGCGGCGGCCACGGCCACCTCACCCGCAAGTACGGCCTGACGATCGACAACCTCGTCGCCGCTGACGTCGTCCTCGCCGACGGCAGCTTCGTCACCGCGAGCGAGTCCCAGCACCCGGACCTGTTCTGGGCCCTGCGCGGCGGCGGCGGGAACTTCGGCATCGTGACGTCGTTCCGCTTCCGGCTGCACCCGGTGGGCGACGTGGTCGTCGGACTCACCGTGTGGCCGGTGGACATGACCCGCGACGTGCTGCGCTGGTACCGCGACTTCCTGCCGCAGGCACCCGACGACCTGAACGGCTTCTTCGCCGCACTCACCGTCCCGCCGGGCCCGCCGTTCCCGGAGGAGATACACGGCCAGAAGATGTGCGGTGTCGTGTGGTGCTGGACGGGCGACCCGGACGACGCCGAGAAGGCCCTGGCCGCGGTGAACGAACCGGGCCCGCCCGCCTTCCACTTCACCGCGCCGATGCCCTACCCCGCGCTGCAGACCATGTTCGACGAGCTGATCCCCACCGGACTCCAGTGGTACTGGCGCGGCGACTTCTTCGACCGGATCACCGACGACGCGATCGACGTGCACGCCAAGTACGCCGAGAACCTCCCCACCGACCTGTCGACGATGCACCTCTACCCGGTCGACGGAGCGGCCGCCCGTGTCGACCAGGAGGACACCGCGTGGGGCTACCGTGACGCGGTCTGGTCAGGAGTCATCGGCGGCATCGACCCGGACCCGGCCAATGCGGGGACGATCAGGCAGTGGTGCGTCGACTACTGGGAAGAGCTGCACCCGCACTCCATGGGCGGCGCGTACGTCAACTTCATAGGCGAGGGCGAGAGCCAGAGCCGCGTGAAGGCCACCTACCGCGACCACTACGCCCGGCTCACCCGCATCAAGAACGCCTACGACCCGGAGAACCTCTTCCACGCCAACCAGAACATCGCGCCGGCTTCGTGA
- a CDS encoding PucR family transcriptional regulator, producing the protein MTGDKSVGRFLIADVPGLAATVTRRIADGLPVYGRLPAEELHGDVRAIVVMTIRAFAEVLRTERMPPPEFLETVRRSAARRAEERLPVDAVVSAYHYGARICVEEVAATAEPQDLIEAHRLLLDCLREITAAVTSGYVEESQSLIGERDAARHTALSALLDGLDDRVDAGGARLDPAHLGIRLPPCYLVLAFTIGRHPDEDREDVDATVASRRKIRRLRTELDRALGHPVLSRLSADEGLALIPSETAPDRAPEADRARLENLTRSLITVSGVPLTAGVAASAPADVPHAVRLATELRDTAVGTGRPPGVYPLTALLLDYQLTRASPARAHLAALLSPLAEGPDLTATLRTYFASNLDRRRTAARLHVHPNTVDYRLRRIAALTGLDVAAHTDLLTLRAALTAYDASGTS; encoded by the coding sequence GTGACCGGTGACAAAAGCGTGGGCCGCTTCCTGATCGCCGACGTACCGGGCCTCGCCGCGACGGTCACCCGGCGCATCGCGGACGGCCTCCCGGTCTACGGCCGGCTGCCCGCCGAGGAACTGCACGGAGACGTCAGGGCCATCGTCGTCATGACGATCCGCGCCTTCGCCGAGGTGCTGCGCACGGAGCGGATGCCGCCCCCGGAGTTCCTGGAGACCGTGCGCCGCTCGGCGGCCAGACGGGCGGAGGAACGCCTCCCCGTGGACGCGGTCGTCAGCGCCTATCACTACGGGGCCCGCATCTGCGTCGAGGAGGTCGCGGCGACGGCCGAACCGCAGGACCTGATCGAGGCCCACCGGCTGCTGCTCGACTGCCTGCGGGAGATCACTGCCGCCGTCACATCGGGATACGTGGAGGAGAGCCAGTCGCTGATCGGGGAGCGGGACGCGGCCCGGCACACGGCCCTGTCCGCGCTCCTCGACGGCCTCGACGACCGGGTGGACGCGGGCGGCGCCCGGCTCGACCCCGCCCACCTGGGGATACGTCTCCCGCCCTGCTATCTGGTGCTCGCCTTCACCATCGGCCGCCACCCCGACGAGGACCGCGAGGACGTCGACGCCACCGTGGCATCCCGGCGCAAGATCAGACGCCTGCGTACGGAGCTCGACCGCGCCCTCGGCCACCCCGTCCTCTCCCGCCTGTCCGCCGACGAGGGCCTCGCGCTCATCCCGTCCGAGACCGCACCGGACCGTGCGCCCGAAGCCGACCGGGCACGCCTCGAGAACCTGACGCGATCCCTGATCACCGTCAGCGGAGTGCCCCTGACCGCGGGCGTCGCCGCGAGCGCACCGGCCGACGTCCCGCACGCCGTCCGCCTCGCCACCGAACTGCGCGACACCGCGGTGGGCACGGGACGGCCGCCGGGCGTCTACCCCCTGACGGCGCTGCTCCTCGACTACCAGCTCACCCGCGCGAGCCCCGCCCGCGCCCACCTGGCCGCACTCCTGTCCCCCCTGGCGGAGGGGCCGGACCTGACGGCGACCCTGCGGACGTACTTCGCGTCGAACCTGGACCGCAGACGGACGGCGGCACGCCTGCACGTGCACCCCAACACCGTCGACTACCGCCTGCGCCGCATCGCGGCCCTGACCGGCCTCGACGTCGCCGCGCACACGGATCTGCTGACGCTGCGGGCGGCACTGACGGCGTACGACGCGTCGGGGACGTCCTGA
- a CDS encoding SGNH/GDSL hydrolase family protein, whose amino-acid sequence MRPTRARTTAVMAAALSACVIGTAPAAGAVSSKADEPLEYVAIGDSFAAGPLIPGQSQLSCLRSDHNYPAVAAKALGAKLTDVSCSGAKVSDFSGRQFGLLAPQYEALEPGTDLVTLTIGGNDVSLVTKALGCVNLLPKPTGVSCADTAAAEGDPTAKAIDAWSATFGQALDEVHRRAPNARVVVAGYATYVRKDGCWPTQPLWDKDANYLQARVNQLNGVLAEQSRAHGATYVDTAAVSAGHDTCAAPAERYIEGLLPTSVAAPLHPNARGMAAFGTAVAQAATRP is encoded by the coding sequence GTGCGCCCCACACGCGCCCGTACCACCGCGGTCATGGCCGCCGCCCTGTCCGCCTGCGTCATCGGAACGGCTCCGGCCGCCGGGGCGGTGTCGTCGAAGGCCGACGAGCCCCTGGAGTACGTCGCCATCGGCGACTCGTTCGCCGCGGGGCCTCTCATCCCCGGCCAGAGCCAGCTGTCCTGTCTGCGCTCCGACCACAACTACCCGGCCGTGGCGGCCAAGGCGCTGGGCGCGAAGCTCACCGACGTCAGCTGCTCGGGCGCGAAGGTGAGCGACTTCTCCGGGCGGCAGTTCGGGCTGCTCGCGCCGCAGTACGAGGCTCTTGAGCCCGGCACCGACCTGGTGACCCTGACCATCGGCGGCAACGACGTCAGCCTCGTCACCAAGGCGCTCGGCTGCGTCAACCTCCTGCCGAAGCCCACCGGCGTCTCCTGTGCCGACACCGCCGCCGCCGAGGGCGACCCCACCGCGAAGGCCATCGACGCCTGGAGCGCCACCTTCGGGCAGGCCCTGGACGAGGTGCACCGGCGCGCGCCGAACGCCCGTGTCGTCGTGGCGGGTTACGCCACCTACGTCCGCAAGGACGGCTGCTGGCCCACCCAGCCCCTGTGGGACAAGGACGCCAACTACCTCCAGGCGCGCGTGAACCAGCTCAACGGCGTGCTCGCCGAACAGAGCCGGGCCCACGGCGCCACCTACGTCGACACCGCCGCCGTCAGCGCCGGACACGACACCTGCGCCGCACCGGCCGAGCGCTACATCGAGGGCCTGCTGCCCACCAGCGTCGCGGCCCCGCTGCACCCCAACGCCCGCGGCATGGCCGCCTTCGGGACGGCCGTCGCCCAGGCCGCGACGCGCCCGTGA